The following proteins come from a genomic window of Alphaproteobacteria bacterium GM7ARS4:
- the ribD gene encoding bifunctional diaminohydroxyphosphoribosylaminopyrimidine deaminase/5-amino-6-(5-phosphoribosylamino)uracil reductase RibD, whose product MNETLPKDRQMMAAALHVAWCHTGRCWPNPCVGAVLVDKGGTCIAVDVTALGGRPHAEARLLRHAGKRAEGGTLYVTLEPCCHEGETPPCTDMIIRACVRRVVVAMEDCDERMRGASIALLRDAGIHVTCGVMEEEAQRLYRGYVMRNRHGRPYVTAKLALSRDGMTARKRGERTLISNREALRYGHMLRLTCDAVLVGANTWRVDRPRLDCRLEGVSHGERCHLARVILDRRLTLSQDSALVRHAHETPLWIMAEERAIKEKGHAWKDKGCVLMALPYDVAPPHHVAVQDILSTLAERGVTHLLLEGGGMLFSSFVRCGYVDDIILFRGDHMLGEEGYAGWGGEAMLREYVLSRSVTLGAHSMECYHRV is encoded by the coding sequence GTGAACGAGACTCTTCCTAAAGATAGACAGATGATGGCAGCGGCGCTCCATGTGGCATGGTGTCACACGGGTCGTTGCTGGCCTAATCCATGTGTGGGGGCGGTTCTTGTGGATAAGGGCGGGACGTGCATTGCCGTTGATGTCACCGCCCTTGGCGGGCGTCCCCATGCGGAGGCGCGTCTTTTGCGCCATGCGGGGAAACGGGCGGAAGGTGGCACACTCTATGTGACCCTCGAGCCATGTTGTCATGAGGGGGAGACGCCGCCTTGCACCGATATGATTATACGCGCATGTGTCAGGCGTGTTGTCGTGGCGATGGAGGATTGTGATGAGCGTATGCGGGGGGCGTCTATCGCTCTGTTACGGGATGCGGGCATCCATGTGACGTGTGGTGTCATGGAAGAGGAGGCACAACGCCTCTATCGTGGCTATGTGATGAGGAATCGTCATGGGCGTCCCTATGTGACCGCAAAATTGGCTTTGTCTCGTGATGGCATGACTGCCCGCAAGCGAGGGGAGAGGACACTTATCAGCAATCGTGAGGCGTTGCGTTATGGGCATATGTTACGTCTGACGTGTGATGCCGTGTTGGTGGGGGCGAACACATGGCGTGTCGATAGGCCGCGTCTCGATTGTCGTTTAGAAGGTGTCAGTCATGGCGAACGCTGTCATCTTGCGCGTGTCATCCTTGATAGGCGGTTGACGCTCTCACAGGATTCAGCGCTTGTGCGCCATGCCCATGAGACGCCCCTATGGATTATGGCGGAAGAACGCGCCATCAAGGAAAAGGGGCATGCGTGGAAAGATAAGGGGTGTGTTCTTATGGCTCTTCCCTATGATGTTGCGCCTCCCCATCATGTGGCGGTTCAAGATATTCTGTCCACTTTGGCAGAAAGAGGGGTGACACACTTATTGTTGGAGGGAGGCGGTATGCTCTTCTCTTCTTTTGTGCGGTGTGGTTATGTGGATGACATCATTCTCTTTCGTGGCGACCATATGCTGGGGGAGGAGGGATATGCGGGGTGGGGCGGTGAGGCAATGTTACGGGAGTATGTTTTATCACGCTCTGTGACCCTTGGCGCTCACAGCATGGAGTGCTATCATCGTGTTTAG
- a CDS encoding riboflavin synthase yields the protein MVSSRSYGRGACMDITVTCRLPLGDLASGASVACHGICMTVVESGEKGGASWFRVMASPETLSKSRVESWQEGHRIHVEPSLRMGDPIGGHITYGHVDGVGMIRSVDKQSACLRIVVALDGSLMPLMVARGSVAVDGVSLTVVEVHKEEKSIALMVIPHTLQQTTLARLHAGDKVHIEADMMARYLVNALGEIRGCV from the coding sequence ATGGTGTCCTCGCGCTCTTATGGGAGGGGCGCATGCATGGACATCACCGTGACGTGCCGTCTTCCCTTAGGCGATTTGGCATCGGGGGCATCGGTTGCATGCCATGGCATTTGTATGACGGTGGTAGAGAGTGGGGAGAAGGGAGGGGCATCGTGGTTTCGTGTTATGGCGTCACCAGAGACTTTGTCTAAAAGTCGTGTCGAGTCTTGGCAGGAAGGACATAGGATTCATGTAGAACCTTCTTTGCGTATGGGTGACCCCATAGGGGGGCATATCACCTATGGGCATGTGGATGGTGTGGGCATGATTCGCTCTGTGGATAAGCAGTCGGCGTGTTTGCGTATTGTTGTTGCGCTAGATGGTTCTTTGATGCCGTTGATGGTGGCGAGAGGCTCTGTGGCGGTTGATGGTGTGTCATTGACGGTGGTGGAGGTTCATAAAGAGGAGAAGAGTATTGCTCTCATGGTGATACCGCACACGTTACAGCAGACGACATTGGCAAGATTACATGCGGGCGACAAGGTGCATATCGAGGCAGATATGATGGCGCGTTATCTTGTGAATGCTCTTGGGGAGATACGGGGATGCGTGTGA
- the ribF gene encoding riboflavin biosynthesis protein RibF, which produces MSSLTLVRDIDTLPPTLKGGVVVMGNFDGMHRGHQALLHKASALARATSCPLIMLTFEPHPRQLFNKTEPSFRLMPLTAKIACLQQFNATCGLALKAVIALRFTHRLASMRAQDFIQSILCHALRTTHVFTGRDFRFGKQRLGDRHMLAACHAFSYHAIDIVTMSDDETRVSSSLLRAWIAAGDVERATPFLHRPWTWRGHVIRGAQRGRKIGFPTANMRPPRHSLQPPYGVYIVKTRVPSLQPEGWLPAIANIGMRPTFQGTMPLLETHILDDTVAASLPPLYGHIMYTSFISFLRQERAFPSPHALQQRLQKDCEQARLFWYHHAESL; this is translated from the coding sequence ATGTCCTCATTGACTCTTGTGAGAGATATTGACACGCTCCCCCCGACTCTCAAAGGGGGGGTTGTCGTCATGGGCAATTTTGATGGCATGCATCGAGGACATCAAGCCCTCTTACACAAAGCCAGTGCTTTAGCGCGCGCCACGTCATGTCCGCTCATCATGCTGACATTTGAACCCCATCCGCGCCAATTATTCAACAAAACAGAACCCTCTTTCCGCCTCATGCCCCTGACAGCGAAGATAGCGTGCCTACAGCAATTCAACGCCACCTGTGGTCTTGCCCTCAAAGCCGTCATTGCCTTGCGTTTTACCCATCGTTTAGCGTCCATGCGCGCACAAGACTTCATCCAATCGATTCTCTGTCATGCATTACGCACAACCCATGTCTTCACAGGAAGAGACTTTCGATTTGGCAAGCAACGTCTTGGCGACCGCCATATGCTCGCTGCGTGCCATGCGTTTTCCTATCATGCCATCGATATCGTCACCATGTCTGATGACGAGACGCGCGTCTCCTCCTCCCTCTTACGCGCATGGATTGCGGCAGGGGATGTCGAACGGGCGACTCCCTTTCTCCACCGCCCATGGACATGGCGTGGCCATGTGATACGGGGAGCACAAAGAGGCCGTAAGATTGGCTTTCCCACAGCGAATATGCGTCCGCCTCGCCATAGTCTTCAACCCCCCTACGGGGTCTATATCGTCAAGACGCGCGTTCCCTCTCTCCAACCAGAAGGATGGTTGCCTGCCATCGCCAATATCGGCATGCGCCCGACGTTCCAAGGGACCATGCCTCTCCTAGAAACGCATATCCTTGATGACACCGTGGCGGCATCACTTCCTCCCCTTTACGGACATATCATGTATACGTCCTTTATCTCTTTCTTACGCCAAGAGCGCGCCTTTCCATCGCCTCATGCGTTGCAACAGCGCTTACAAAAGGATTGTGAACAAGCACGCCTTTTCTGGTATCATCATGCCGAGTCTCTCTGA
- the rpiB gene encoding ribose 5-phosphate isomerase B, translated as MGDTGIQGGAIVAVGCDHAGYPLKSALWPMLSGGGYHVVDMGVESPHRSSNYAHYAHKVASHVALGKAWRGVLLCGSGIGMCMTANRYKGVRAVCCHAMMDARLARQHNDANIITLGARLVGVDVAKACLHEFLTQAFEGGRHCERIDSIDSLRM; from the coding sequence ATGGGTGATACAGGGATACAAGGGGGTGCCATTGTGGCGGTGGGATGTGACCATGCGGGCTATCCGTTAAAGTCGGCATTATGGCCTATGCTCTCGGGTGGAGGGTATCATGTGGTGGATATGGGGGTCGAGTCGCCTCATCGTTCCAGCAACTATGCGCATTATGCTCACAAAGTGGCGTCTCATGTTGCTCTTGGCAAGGCATGGCGGGGTGTTCTCCTCTGTGGCAGTGGTATCGGCATGTGCATGACAGCGAATCGCTATAAAGGTGTGCGTGCTGTGTGTTGTCATGCTATGATGGACGCGCGTTTGGCGCGACAACATAACGATGCCAATATCATCACGCTGGGGGCGCGTCTGGTTGGTGTTGATGTGGCAAAGGCGTGCTTACACGAATTTCTCACCCAAGCCTTTGAGGGCGGGCGTCATTGTGAACGTATCGACTCCATCGACTCGCTACGCATGTAA
- a CDS encoding MaoC family dehydratase: MTMAQDRDLFPQFTIGQTASRDNTVERQHIEQFARVSGDHNPLHTHEDFAKKTRFKGIIAHGMLTASFISAVIGNDLPGAGCVYVSQSLSFKAPVRIGDTVKSLVTITHIDEKKRLLRLHTQCSVENHVVLDGTAVIYIP, from the coding sequence ATGACGATGGCACAAGACCGAGACCTTTTCCCCCAATTCACTATCGGACAAACGGCATCACGCGACAATACCGTCGAGCGACAGCATATAGAGCAATTTGCCCGCGTCAGTGGCGACCATAACCCTCTCCATACCCATGAGGATTTTGCAAAAAAGACACGCTTCAAGGGCATTATCGCCCACGGCATGCTCACAGCGTCCTTTATCTCTGCTGTTATCGGCAATGACTTACCGGGGGCGGGATGTGTCTATGTCAGTCAAAGTCTCTCTTTCAAAGCCCCCGTGCGTATCGGTGACACGGTGAAGAGCCTCGTGACGATCACCCATATCGACGAGAAAAAACGCCTTCTCCGTCTCCATACCCAATGCTCGGTCGAGAACCATGTCGTCCTCGATGGCACTGCCGTCATCTATATCCCGTAG
- a CDS encoding 6,7-dimethyl-8-ribityllumazine synthase, with the protein MVRQGEHNAYNVMSKKHVPEKKVAIIKACFYQDIVDGLEAQAMSVLRDDMSVVVERIDVVGAFELPSALHIVSTSGEGGKSPYAGYLLLGCIIRGETDHDRYVCESCFRGLMDVILRGRLAVGMGILTLRSREQAQARLVCGARAGRACLQMMALQDTYRG; encoded by the coding sequence ATGGTGAGACAAGGGGAGCATAACGCCTATAACGTCATGTCGAAAAAACACGTACCAGAGAAAAAAGTCGCCATCATCAAGGCATGTTTTTACCAAGACATTGTCGATGGGTTAGAGGCACAAGCGATGTCTGTGTTGCGAGACGATATGTCGGTGGTTGTTGAGAGAATCGATGTCGTGGGCGCGTTTGAACTTCCGTCGGCTTTGCATATTGTCTCTACCAGCGGGGAGGGAGGAAAAAGCCCCTATGCTGGCTATCTTCTCTTGGGGTGTATTATTCGCGGGGAAACAGACCATGACCGCTATGTCTGTGAGTCCTGTTTTCGTGGTCTGATGGATGTTATCCTACGTGGGCGTCTTGCCGTTGGCATGGGCATTTTGACTCTTCGCTCGAGGGAACAAGCACAGGCGCGTCTTGTCTGTGGGGCGCGCGCTGGACGCGCATGTCTACAGATGATGGCATTGCAAGACACATATCGGGGGTGA
- a CDS encoding serine hydroxymethyltransferase, with the protein MTQTFFQQRLKDSDAPVFGAISKEHRRQSEQIELIASENIVSQAVMDAQGTLLTNKYAEGYSGRRYYGGCEHVDELETMAIERVCQLFGCRYANVQPHSGSQANQAVFLALIRPGDVIMGMSLAAGGHLTHGAPPNASGKWFKAVSYGVDEKTHLIDYDAIEALAKEHKPALLIAGGSAYSRPIDFERFRAIADTVGAYLLVDMAHFAGLVACGLHPDPLPHAHVVTSTTHKTLRGPRGGIILTNHEDIAKKINSAVFPGLQGGPLMHVIAAKAVAFGEALGESYKAYMKDVVENARTLASVMEERGVHIITGGTDTHLMLVDLRPKKLTGNVVEASLERAGMTCNKNGVPFDPEKPFVTSGIRLGTPAATSRGFDGEAFRLVGAMIGDVLDSLVRSSSPDAHAAVEKETLQRVKDLCARYPIYPPIYPHVL; encoded by the coding sequence ATGACACAGACTTTTTTTCAGCAACGGTTAAAGGACTCTGATGCTCCTGTGTTCGGGGCCATCAGTAAAGAGCATAGGCGTCAGAGTGAACAGATAGAACTGATTGCGTCTGAGAACATTGTATCGCAGGCTGTGATGGATGCCCAGGGGACGTTACTCACGAACAAATATGCGGAAGGGTATTCGGGGAGGCGTTATTATGGTGGCTGTGAGCATGTAGACGAGCTCGAGACGATGGCTATCGAGCGTGTCTGTCAGCTGTTTGGCTGTCGCTATGCCAATGTGCAACCCCATTCGGGCTCGCAGGCAAATCAAGCGGTGTTTTTGGCGTTGATTCGTCCAGGCGATGTCATTATGGGGATGTCATTGGCGGCGGGGGGGCACTTGACCCATGGCGCACCGCCTAATGCGTCTGGAAAATGGTTCAAGGCCGTTTCCTATGGCGTCGATGAGAAGACTCACCTTATCGATTATGATGCGATAGAGGCTCTTGCCAAGGAGCACAAACCCGCGTTGCTTATTGCTGGCGGCTCAGCCTATTCGCGTCCCATTGATTTCGAGCGTTTTCGTGCCATTGCCGATACTGTTGGCGCTTATCTTCTGGTGGACATGGCACATTTTGCTGGACTTGTCGCATGTGGCTTACATCCCGACCCTTTACCCCATGCCCATGTGGTCACTTCCACGACTCACAAGACATTGCGTGGGCCAAGAGGAGGCATTATTCTCACCAATCACGAAGACATTGCTAAAAAGATTAATTCCGCTGTCTTTCCGGGACTACAGGGAGGTCCGTTGATGCACGTCATTGCGGCAAAAGCTGTTGCCTTTGGTGAGGCATTAGGGGAGTCATACAAGGCCTATATGAAGGACGTTGTAGAGAACGCGCGCACCCTCGCATCGGTGATGGAGGAGAGGGGCGTGCATATTATCACAGGAGGAACGGACACGCACCTCATGCTCGTTGATTTACGTCCGAAAAAGCTGACGGGAAACGTGGTGGAGGCGAGTCTAGAACGGGCGGGCATGACGTGTAATAAGAATGGCGTGCCTTTTGACCCTGAAAAGCCTTTTGTCACATCGGGTATCCGTTTAGGCACGCCGGCTGCCACCAGTCGAGGTTTTGACGGCGAGGCATTCCGTCTGGTGGGTGCGATGATAGGCGATGTGCTTGATAGTTTGGTGCGTTCTTCGTCTCCTGATGCTCATGCCGCCGTCGAAAAAGAGACTCTCCAACGTGTCAAAGACCTCTGTGCCCGCTACCCCATTTACCCGCCCATTTACCCGCATGTCTTGTAG
- the ribB gene encoding 3,4-dihydroxy-2-butanone-4-phosphate synthase — MAQDVSSLPVAPIEEIIRALQGGHMVIVTDDEHRENEGDLLMPGQKADADAINFMARYGRGLICLALEKKRVDALGLPLMSAVNRSRHQTAFTVSIEAKEGITTGISAADRARTIAVAIDSLKGKDDIVSPGHVFPLVAREGGVLVRAGHTEAAVDLARIAGFSPCGVICEIMNDDGTMAKGKDLALFARRHDLRITTIARLIAWRLRFETLVTSIHRETFRTRSGSSWTLHVYMGGYGEKSEHMALVKDDNRLGKEGLPVRVHRYRGLYDLLDCLRGDNDYVLSQAMHVIEKQGCGVIVLIGGAPRQGGWAHDMSTQRHVEKEIDVREYGIGAQILCDLGVKDMTLLSNRKPILHALEGYGLRIRHYQPLSRHGETRGA; from the coding sequence ATGGCACAAGATGTCTCTTCCCTTCCCGTAGCGCCCATTGAGGAGATCATCCGTGCGTTACAAGGGGGGCATATGGTCATTGTGACGGATGACGAACATAGGGAGAATGAAGGGGATTTGCTGATGCCGGGGCAGAAGGCTGATGCCGACGCCATCAATTTCATGGCGCGTTATGGGCGAGGGCTCATATGTTTGGCGCTTGAGAAGAAGCGCGTCGATGCGTTGGGATTGCCTTTGATGTCCGCTGTGAATCGCTCTCGTCATCAGACAGCCTTCACCGTGTCTATTGAGGCAAAGGAGGGTATCACGACAGGGATTTCCGCTGCCGATAGGGCAAGGACGATCGCTGTTGCCATCGACTCCCTTAAGGGCAAGGATGACATTGTCAGTCCGGGGCATGTCTTTCCTCTTGTGGCGCGTGAAGGAGGCGTCCTTGTCAGGGCGGGACACACGGAAGCCGCCGTCGACCTTGCGCGCATAGCGGGTTTTTCTCCTTGTGGCGTGATTTGTGAGATCATGAACGATGATGGCACGATGGCAAAGGGAAAGGATTTAGCCCTTTTTGCTCGTCGCCATGATTTACGTATCACGACCATAGCCCGATTGATTGCATGGCGTTTGCGTTTTGAGACATTGGTGACATCCATCCATCGGGAGACATTTCGCACCCGCTCTGGTTCTTCATGGACGTTGCATGTCTATATGGGTGGCTATGGGGAGAAGAGCGAGCATATGGCGTTGGTGAAAGATGACAACCGTCTCGGAAAGGAGGGATTGCCTGTGCGTGTGCATCGCTATCGGGGGCTCTATGACCTCCTCGATTGTTTGCGTGGGGATAACGACTATGTGCTGTCCCAAGCGATGCATGTCATCGAAAAACAAGGATGTGGCGTCATCGTCTTAATAGGAGGCGCGCCAAGACAGGGAGGGTGGGCGCATGACATGTCAACGCAAAGACATGTCGAAAAGGAGATCGATGTGCGCGAATATGGTATTGGCGCTCAAATCTTGTGTGATTTGGGCGTCAAAGATATGACGCTCCTGTCCAATAGGAAACCCATTCTCCATGCCCTAGAGGGCTATGGATTGCGTATTCGTCATTACCAGCCTCTCTCCCGCCATGGTGAGACAAGGGGAGCATAA
- a CDS encoding sodium-translocating pyrophosphatase: MIFFILVIGCSLLAILYGVLAGRSILSSDTGNASMREIAGAIQEGAKAYLNRQYGTIALVGIVLGVVLGVFLGVYAAIGYFLGALLSGAAGYIGMNVSVRSNVRTAHAATKDLDSALQISFRSGAVTGLLVVGLALLGIVGYYMYLRELFGIGDGQQLRHVLEPLIALGFGASLISIFARLGGGIFTKGADVGADLVGKIEAGIPEDDPRNPAVIADNVGDNVGDCAGMAADLFETYVVTIVATMLLGAILFTVEATRDLMMLYPLIISAVCIVASVLGTFFVRLSAGQSIMVALYKGFIATALIAIALIGVATWHVVGFETAYTTSGGMAVDGWAMFLCAVCGLVVTGLIVWVTDYYTGLSHRPVRSIARSSLTGHATNIIQGLALSMEACALPVLIICGGILVSYNVAGLYGIALAATSMLALAGMVVALDAYGPVTDNAGGIAEMSSLPEHVRQRTDALDAVGNTTKAVTKGYAIGSAGLAALVLFAAYTNDIAYYLNIDVSFELINPYVVTGLFVGGLLPYLFSSMSMQAVGRSASAIVVEVRRQFKEIKGLMQGKAKPEYGRAVDLLTKAAIREMILPSLLPVLAPVAVYILVSTTVGEEEALTAIGALLLGSIVTGLFLAISMTSGGGAWDNAKKLIEDGAHGGKGSDAHKASITGDTVGDPYKDTAGPAINPMIKILNIVALLLLAFLGHGG; encoded by the coding sequence ATGATATTTTTTATTCTCGTGATAGGCTGTTCGTTGCTTGCCATTTTGTATGGCGTGCTCGCTGGACGTTCTATTCTTTCCAGTGATACGGGCAACGCATCGATGCGAGAGATTGCTGGCGCTATTCAAGAGGGGGCGAAGGCCTATCTCAACCGTCAGTATGGCACGATCGCTCTTGTGGGGATTGTTCTTGGCGTTGTTTTGGGAGTCTTTTTAGGGGTATACGCCGCCATTGGCTATTTCTTAGGCGCTCTCTTGTCGGGCGCTGCGGGGTATATTGGCATGAATGTCTCTGTGCGCTCCAATGTTCGTACGGCCCATGCGGCCACCAAGGATCTCGATTCGGCATTACAAATTTCTTTTCGTTCTGGTGCTGTGACTGGCTTATTGGTTGTGGGACTGGCCCTGTTGGGGATTGTGGGCTATTACATGTATTTGCGAGAGCTCTTTGGCATAGGTGATGGTCAGCAATTGCGCCATGTCTTAGAGCCTCTCATTGCGTTAGGATTTGGTGCGTCCTTGATATCGATTTTTGCTCGTTTGGGGGGAGGTATTTTCACGAAGGGCGCTGATGTGGGGGCTGATTTGGTGGGCAAGATAGAGGCTGGGATTCCCGAAGATGACCCGCGCAATCCTGCTGTCATTGCCGACAATGTGGGCGACAATGTGGGTGATTGTGCGGGCATGGCCGCTGACCTGTTTGAGACCTATGTGGTGACGATTGTTGCTACGATGTTGCTTGGCGCTATTTTATTCACGGTGGAGGCGACACGTGACCTCATGATGCTTTACCCGCTCATTATTAGTGCGGTTTGTATTGTGGCATCTGTGCTGGGGACGTTTTTTGTGCGTTTATCGGCGGGGCAGTCCATCATGGTGGCGTTGTATAAAGGCTTTATAGCGACCGCCCTTATCGCCATTGCGTTGATTGGCGTTGCCACGTGGCATGTCGTTGGTTTTGAGACGGCTTATACGACCAGTGGGGGTATGGCTGTGGACGGATGGGCGATGTTCTTATGTGCTGTGTGTGGCTTGGTGGTGACGGGTTTGATTGTGTGGGTGACAGACTATTATACGGGGCTATCCCATCGTCCCGTGCGTTCCATTGCGCGCTCGTCTTTGACGGGGCATGCGACGAACATTATTCAAGGGCTTGCTCTGTCTATGGAGGCGTGCGCGCTTCCCGTTCTCATTATTTGTGGTGGCATTCTCGTCTCCTATAATGTGGCGGGGCTTTATGGTATTGCTTTGGCGGCGACGTCGATGTTGGCATTGGCGGGGATGGTTGTTGCCCTTGACGCCTATGGTCCTGTGACCGACAATGCGGGGGGTATCGCTGAAATGTCTTCTTTGCCTGAGCATGTGAGGCAGAGGACAGATGCGCTGGATGCTGTGGGGAACACAACGAAGGCTGTGACGAAAGGCTATGCTATTGGTTCTGCTGGGCTTGCTGCCCTTGTTCTGTTTGCGGCCTATACAAACGATATCGCCTATTATCTCAATATCGATGTCTCCTTCGAATTAATCAATCCCTATGTTGTCACTGGTTTATTTGTGGGTGGATTGCTTCCCTACCTGTTTTCCTCCATGAGCATGCAGGCGGTGGGGCGGTCGGCATCGGCCATTGTTGTCGAGGTGAGACGCCAATTTAAGGAGATTAAAGGGCTTATGCAAGGCAAGGCAAAGCCTGAATATGGGCGCGCTGTCGACTTGCTGACGAAAGCGGCGATACGTGAGATGATTCTCCCGTCTCTTCTTCCTGTTCTTGCGCCTGTTGCTGTCTATATCCTTGTCTCGACCACTGTCGGTGAGGAGGAAGCGCTCACGGCCATTGGGGCGTTGCTTCTAGGGTCGATCGTCACAGGTCTTTTTCTCGCCATTTCCATGACGTCTGGTGGCGGGGCGTGGGACAACGCCAAAAAACTCATAGAAGATGGCGCTCACGGAGGCAAAGGGTCGGATGCTCATAAGGCGTCTATCACAGGGGATACGGTAGGAGATCCGTACAAGGATACGGCTGGACCTGCCATCAATCCTATGATTAAGATTCTCAACATTGTTGCTTTGCTCTTGCTGGCGTTTTTAGGGCATGGAGGCTGA
- the thiL gene encoding thiamine-phosphate kinase, whose amino-acid sequence MKGQEFSYIERYFRPLITGDMYGGRDDAAMVSGLSGTMAVATDSIIEGVHFSSSLSAEGIARKALRVNLSDMAAMGVMAQHYLVALMVPQGTPESWFRDFAEGLATDQKLYGVSLLGGDMAGGSSKIHVAMTMFGMAQAGVLSRSNAQRGDDVYVSGTLGDAALGLRIDDKDVVSCLSKEDKHMLAMRLHRPSPRMALGQMLVGVAHSCIDISDGLVADLTHICEESQLGMVISRDSVPLSSPVRKALEEDESLYHLALCGGDDYELAFTAPAHQRETIMGWALEAGAHDITHIGYVEARTEHCVRVVDSDGHPYPCSYHGYRHF is encoded by the coding sequence ATGAAGGGACAGGAATTTTCCTATATTGAGCGTTATTTTCGCCCTCTGATTACAGGTGACATGTATGGGGGGCGTGATGATGCGGCGATGGTGTCTGGGCTATCGGGGACGATGGCTGTGGCGACGGATAGTATCATCGAGGGCGTGCATTTTTCTTCTTCCTTGTCAGCAGAGGGAATCGCGCGCAAGGCGTTGCGTGTTAATTTATCGGACATGGCGGCGATGGGTGTCATGGCACAGCATTATCTTGTGGCGTTGATGGTGCCACAAGGGACGCCTGAGTCGTGGTTTCGTGATTTTGCCGAAGGGCTTGCCACAGACCAAAAGCTCTATGGCGTATCGCTCTTGGGGGGCGATATGGCGGGGGGAAGTTCGAAAATTCATGTCGCCATGACCATGTTCGGTATGGCGCAAGCGGGCGTTTTGTCGAGGAGCAACGCACAACGAGGCGATGACGTTTATGTGAGCGGGACATTGGGGGATGCCGCCTTAGGGTTGAGGATAGATGACAAGGATGTCGTGTCGTGTCTTTCTAAAGAGGATAAGCATATGCTTGCCATGCGTCTCCATAGGCCATCGCCACGGATGGCGCTGGGGCAGATGTTGGTGGGTGTTGCCCATAGTTGCATCGATATATCCGATGGCCTTGTGGCAGACCTCACACATATATGTGAAGAATCGCAGCTGGGCATGGTCATCAGTCGTGACTCTGTGCCTCTTTCTTCTCCTGTGAGAAAGGCGCTCGAAGAGGATGAAAGTCTGTATCATTTGGCATTATGTGGTGGCGATGACTATGAGCTTGCGTTCACAGCGCCAGCCCATCAGCGAGAGACAATCATGGGGTGGGCGCTCGAGGCGGGCGCGCACGACATCACCCATATCGGGTATGTCGAAGCGAGAACAGAACATTGCGTTCGTGTGGTGGATAGTGATGGTCACCCTTACCCATGTTCTTATCATGGGTATCGACATTTTTAA